One window of bacterium genomic DNA carries:
- a CDS encoding 3-deoxy-D-manno-octulosonic acid transferase, producing the protein MQPSISMWKFLYTVLVLPVLWTAFRVLWPFNRKVRRGLRGRTGSWQRLRVFIRNNPARQRLWVHASSMGEFEQAKPIIEQLRRQMPDLVVVATFFSPSGYDNNLRYRSIDAIAYIPFDTPWKARRFLTLLQPTAAVFIRYDVWPNHVWTCRRMGIPVMLANATMRPNSSRLLPGMRRFHRAVYNAMDVILTVSEQDADSFRRLRLSRPRIEAVGDTRYDRVAGKAVESRKRMPLPAALREGRRTLVIGSSWPEDEEVLLPVLFKLLDHDSSLQCIIVPHEPTIDHLEFLEYRLNGKFSSIRFSYLHAWQGERIIIVDSIGILLPLYAAADIAFVGGGFRSNVHNTLEPAAYGIPVIFGPKIANSQEAQELVDAGGGMLVHNKQECYRSMRRLIDDEAHRSDCGARAGSFVSQRCGATTRILEAVEPLLEAQPEAAHEKME; encoded by the coding sequence ATGCAGCCGTCAATATCCATGTGGAAATTCCTGTACACCGTGTTGGTCCTGCCCGTCCTCTGGACGGCATTCCGCGTACTCTGGCCGTTCAACCGCAAGGTACGCCGGGGATTACGGGGCAGAACCGGTTCATGGCAGCGCCTCCGGGTGTTCATCCGCAACAATCCCGCGCGGCAGCGGCTGTGGGTACACGCCTCCTCGATGGGGGAATTCGAGCAGGCAAAACCCATCATTGAGCAGTTGCGCCGGCAGATGCCGGACCTCGTGGTGGTGGCCACCTTTTTCTCTCCCTCCGGTTACGACAACAACCTGCGCTACCGGTCCATTGATGCCATCGCCTACATCCCCTTCGATACGCCGTGGAAAGCGCGGCGCTTCCTGACGCTGCTGCAGCCGACGGCGGCCGTGTTCATCCGCTACGATGTGTGGCCCAATCATGTGTGGACCTGCAGACGCATGGGCATTCCGGTCATGCTCGCCAACGCGACGATGCGTCCCAACAGCAGCCGTCTGCTTCCCGGGATGCGCCGATTCCACCGCGCGGTATACAATGCGATGGATGTGATACTCACGGTATCGGAACAGGACGCCGACAGTTTCCGTCGCCTGAGGCTCTCGCGTCCACGCATCGAAGCCGTCGGCGACACGCGCTACGACCGTGTCGCCGGGAAAGCTGTGGAATCACGCAAGCGCATGCCGCTTCCGGCCGCCCTGCGCGAAGGCAGACGCACACTCGTCATCGGCTCGAGCTGGCCGGAGGACGAGGAGGTGCTGCTCCCCGTGCTCTTCAAGCTGCTCGACCATGATTCCTCACTGCAGTGTATCATTGTGCCGCATGAGCCGACGATCGATCATCTCGAATTCCTCGAATACCGCCTCAACGGAAAGTTCTCTTCCATCCGTTTCTCCTACCTGCACGCCTGGCAGGGTGAACGCATCATCATCGTCGACAGCATCGGTATTCTCCTTCCGCTGTACGCCGCAGCGGATATCGCCTTCGTCGGAGGAGGATTCCGCTCGAACGTACACAACACACTCGAACCCGCCGCGTATGGCATCCCCGTCATTTTCGGACCGAAAATCGCCAACAGCCAGGAAGCGCAGGAACTGGTCGACGCCGGCGGCGGCATGCTGGTACACAACAAACAGGAATGCTATCGCAGCATGCGCCGGCTCATCGACGACGAAGCGCATCGCAGTGACTGCGGTGCCCGTGCCGGCAGCTTCGTCTCCCAACGCTGCGGTGCCACCACGCGCATCCTCGAAGCCGTCGAGCCCCTGCTGGAAGCGCAGCCGGAGGCTGCGCATGAAAAGATGGAATGA
- a CDS encoding glycosyltransferase family 2 protein, which produces MDVSVVIPSYNENESLPELSSRLKEVLSARSALWEVWFIDDGSHDGSVETLRRLHAEDPRFKMVRFRRNYGKSAALAVGFERAAGKYVITMDADLQDDPAEIPALIAKIDEGWDMVSGWKKKRFDPISKTIPSKFFNFVTGKLSGISIHDFNCGLKAYRGEVIKAVNVYGEMHRYIPVLAKMAGFTVTELVVQHHPRKYGKTKFGLSRFFKGFLDLLTVMFTSRYTQRPLHVFGTMGSIMLFAGFFINVWLTIEWLMGYPVGNRPMLLLGILLMLLGIQLISTGLLAEMVTKSGTNVRDYTIRETLS; this is translated from the coding sequence CTGGATGTCTCCGTCGTCATTCCTTCCTATAATGAAAATGAATCCCTCCCGGAACTTTCGTCCCGTCTGAAGGAAGTGCTTTCCGCCCGCAGTGCGCTCTGGGAAGTCTGGTTTATCGACGACGGCAGTCATGACGGCTCTGTCGAAACCCTGCGCCGTCTCCATGCCGAGGACCCGCGCTTCAAGATGGTGCGCTTTCGCCGGAATTATGGGAAATCCGCCGCGCTCGCCGTCGGTTTCGAACGCGCGGCGGGGAAATACGTGATTACGATGGATGCCGATCTGCAGGACGATCCCGCAGAAATTCCCGCATTGATCGCGAAAATCGATGAGGGGTGGGACATGGTTTCGGGCTGGAAGAAGAAACGCTTTGATCCCATCTCCAAAACAATCCCATCGAAATTCTTCAATTTCGTGACCGGCAAGCTCTCCGGTATCAGCATCCATGATTTCAACTGTGGACTGAAAGCCTATCGCGGTGAGGTCATCAAGGCGGTGAACGTCTACGGCGAGATGCACCGCTATATCCCGGTGCTCGCCAAAATGGCGGGATTTACGGTGACCGAACTGGTGGTGCAGCATCATCCCCGCAAATACGGCAAGACGAAATTCGGGCTTTCGCGTTTTTTCAAGGGCTTTCTCGATCTGCTCACCGTCATGTTCACCTCGCGCTACACACAGCGTCCCCTTCACGTATTCGGGACAATGGGCAGTATCATGCTGTTCGCCGGCTTCTTCATCAATGTCTGGCTTACTATCGAATGGCTGATGGGCTACCCGGTGGGCAACCGTCCCATGCTCCTTCTCGGTATCCTCCTCATGCTGCTCGGTATTCAGCTGATCAGTACGGGACTACTGGCGGAAATGGTGACGAAGTCGGGCACGAATGTGCGGGACTACACCATTCGCGAGACGCTTTCTTAG
- the mazG gene encoding nucleoside triphosphate pyrophosphohydrolase — MTDYTFDHLLAIMKRLRRECPWDREQTNDSIKGHTIEEAYEVVEAIDHGDDTELQSELGDLLLHVVFHSEIAAEGERFSIDDVLRAIIDKLVRRHPHIFSDTEVENSGDVMRNWEQIKMDEGRESVIDGVPRSLPALLKAYRMQDKASKIGFDWERGEDVWSKVHEEIDELRAAVESGNGRDIEDEFGDVLFSLVNYARFVKINPEDALRRTIDKFDRRFRHVEKRLRDQNRTPGDATLAEMDTYWDEAKRAEDK, encoded by the coding sequence ATGACCGACTATACATTCGACCATCTTCTCGCCATCATGAAACGTCTGCGCAGGGAATGTCCGTGGGACAGGGAGCAGACGAATGACAGTATCAAGGGACATACGATAGAAGAAGCGTATGAGGTAGTCGAGGCCATTGATCATGGCGACGACACAGAGCTGCAGAGCGAACTCGGGGATCTGCTTCTTCATGTCGTTTTCCACAGCGAGATTGCGGCGGAAGGAGAACGCTTCAGTATCGACGACGTCCTTCGCGCCATCATCGACAAACTCGTGCGACGGCATCCGCACATTTTCAGCGATACCGAAGTCGAGAACTCCGGTGACGTCATGCGCAACTGGGAACAGATAAAGATGGATGAGGGAAGGGAATCGGTCATTGATGGCGTTCCTCGTTCACTGCCCGCCCTGCTCAAAGCCTATCGCATGCAGGATAAGGCCTCGAAGATCGGCTTCGACTGGGAACGCGGAGAGGATGTCTGGTCAAAAGTGCATGAGGAAATCGATGAACTGCGCGCCGCCGTCGAGAGCGGGAACGGCCGTGATATCGAGGATGAGTTCGGTGACGTTCTCTTCTCTCTCGTCAACTACGCCCGCTTCGTGAAAATCAATCCTGAAGACGCCCTGCGCCGCACCATCGACAAGTTCGACCGCCGCTTCCGCCATGTAGAGAAGCGCCTCCGCGATCAGAACCGCACACCCGGCGACGCCACCCTTGCCGAAATGGACACCTACTGGGATGAAGCCAAACGCGCGGAAGACAAATAG